One Roseomonas sp. OT10 DNA window includes the following coding sequences:
- the msrA gene encoding peptide-methionine (S)-S-oxide reductase MsrA — MQSLPTTDQTPTRTERAILAGGCFWGLEDLLRRAKGVVTTRVGYIGGELPDPTYTRHHGHAEAVEVTFDPSILTYRALLELFFQIHDPTTYEQQGSDVGPSYRSAIFYTSEKQMDVALETIAEIEASGRWPGPVVSEINPEEPFWEAEPEHQQYLQRRPGGYSCHFERPAWRLDRAKR, encoded by the coding sequence ATGCAGAGTCTGCCCACTACTGACCAAACGCCGACACGAACCGAGCGAGCGATACTTGCGGGTGGATGTTTTTGGGGCCTCGAAGATTTACTTCGCCGCGCGAAGGGCGTCGTGACGACGCGTGTGGGCTACATCGGCGGCGAACTGCCGGACCCGACTTACACGAGACACCATGGTCATGCGGAAGCGGTGGAGGTCACGTTTGATCCTTCGATACTGACGTATCGTGCTCTCCTGGAACTCTTCTTCCAAATCCACGATCCGACGACATACGAGCAACAAGGTAGCGACGTCGGACCAAGCTATCGGTCCGCGATTTTCTACACGTCCGAAAAGCAGATGGACGTTGCTCTGGAGACAATCGCCGAGATCGAAGCGTCGGGTCGCTGGCCGGGACCTGTCGTGTCAGAGATCAACCCGGAAGAGCCGTTCTGGGAGGCCGAGCCAGAGCATCAGCAGTACCTCCAGCGTCGACCCGGCGGCTATAGCTGCCACTTCGAGCGACCGGCCTGGCGACTGGACCGAGCGAAACGATGA
- a CDS encoding LysR family transcriptional regulator: MELNQVSYFINLAETLNFTAAARLSGVSQPSLTRAIRRLEEELGGPLIYRDGKNSRLTGLGQDVEAEFRRMLVAMKSVRHHSENWAMGRHRVLDVAVAPTVGPKLFTTFFESALAEVPSIEIKMHSLGASEDTSEVLSGKYHACILPRETRPDRKLDVRPLFRERFVLGCSAKHPLAASDIVRGEDLLEFPFVDRLKCEFREQILDHFARREVLMRPRFRSDRDDWVQRVVAEGEAICILPERSATAQGLVTRPIDGFVLEREVVIATVSGSTVPVEIRKIAQLAARYAWN, from the coding sequence ATGGAACTCAATCAGGTCAGCTATTTCATCAACTTGGCCGAGACGCTGAATTTTACAGCAGCGGCGCGGTTGAGCGGTGTGTCCCAGCCAAGTCTGACACGCGCGATCCGCCGCTTGGAGGAAGAACTCGGCGGTCCGCTCATTTATCGCGATGGGAAGAACAGCCGTCTCACCGGCCTTGGCCAGGACGTGGAGGCTGAGTTTCGGCGCATGTTAGTCGCGATGAAAAGTGTTCGGCATCATTCTGAGAACTGGGCCATGGGAAGGCACCGGGTCTTGGACGTAGCCGTCGCTCCGACCGTCGGGCCGAAGCTTTTCACGACTTTTTTCGAGAGCGCGTTGGCCGAGGTGCCATCGATCGAGATCAAGATGCATTCGCTTGGGGCGAGTGAAGACACATCGGAGGTGCTGTCGGGCAAGTATCACGCATGCATCCTGCCACGCGAGACGCGGCCGGACCGCAAGCTTGATGTGCGACCTCTGTTCCGCGAGCGCTTCGTGCTCGGCTGTTCCGCAAAGCACCCGCTCGCGGCGAGCGATATCGTGCGCGGCGAGGACCTGTTGGAGTTCCCGTTCGTCGATCGTCTGAAGTGTGAGTTTCGCGAGCAGATCCTAGACCATTTCGCACGACGGGAGGTGCTGATGCGACCGCGCTTCCGGTCCGATCGTGACGATTGGGTGCAACGGGTCGTCGCCGAAGGCGAGGCCATATGCATCCTTCCGGAGCGGTCGGCTACAGCCCAAGGTCTGGTTACCCGCCCTATCGACGGGTTCGTCCTCGAACGAGAGGTCGTGATCGCGACGGTCTCCGGCTCCACGGTGCCGGTTGAGATCCGAAAGATCGCGCAGCTGGCGGCCAGATACGCGTGGAACTGA
- the tnpC gene encoding IS66 family transposase, which yields MRAAGDDRPTLPEDPAALRALLLETLVEVDTLVAERDALTAQNERLQHLLLKLKRRQFGQKSERLPEEQLLFAFEEIEATLAGNAAEAGKASPALRDQHKKRRRAGRGRLPAHLPRIEQVLAPEATVCPCCQGPLVEIGTDAAERLDVIPARFRVLVTKRPKLACRACAGVVLQAPAPARLIEGGVPTEATVAHVLVSRYADHLPLYRQAQILARQGIEIGREVLADWTGTGALEIIPVVRRMREILLASSRLFADETTMPVLDPGRGKTKKGYAWAIARDDRPWGGTDPPAVVFHYAPGRGAEHAKALLGGYRGILQCDGYGAYKTLAAASEGITLAFCWSHLRRQFIELAKGKTAPIATETLQRIAALYAVEAELRGKPPDIRRAVRQERSRPLVEDLFAWFSAHLARLPGSSPTAEAIRYALNHRDGLMRVLKDGRIELDTNTVERAIRPICLSRKNALFASGDDGGARWAAVASLVETCKLNSVDPQRYLTTVLTRLVNGWPNSRIDELMPWHCAADENS from the coding sequence ATGCGCGCCGCGGGAGACGACAGGCCGACACTGCCGGAGGACCCCGCAGCCCTGCGCGCGCTTCTGCTCGAGACGCTGGTCGAGGTCGACACGCTGGTCGCCGAGCGTGATGCGCTGACGGCGCAGAACGAGCGCCTCCAGCACCTGCTGCTGAAGCTGAAGCGCCGGCAGTTCGGGCAGAAATCCGAGAGGCTCCCCGAGGAGCAACTGCTGTTCGCCTTCGAGGAGATCGAGGCGACGCTGGCCGGGAACGCGGCCGAGGCCGGCAAGGCCTCTCCGGCGCTGCGCGACCAGCACAAGAAGCGCCGCCGGGCAGGCCGGGGCCGACTGCCGGCGCACCTGCCGCGCATCGAGCAGGTGCTGGCGCCCGAGGCGACGGTGTGCCCCTGCTGCCAGGGCCCGCTGGTCGAGATCGGCACCGATGCCGCCGAGCGGCTCGACGTGATCCCGGCGCGGTTCCGCGTCCTCGTCACGAAGCGGCCGAAGCTGGCCTGCCGGGCCTGCGCCGGCGTGGTGCTGCAGGCGCCCGCGCCGGCCCGCCTGATCGAGGGCGGGGTGCCGACCGAGGCAACGGTCGCCCACGTGCTGGTCTCTCGCTACGCCGACCATCTGCCCCTTTACCGCCAGGCGCAGATCCTGGCGCGGCAGGGGATCGAGATCGGCCGCGAGGTGCTGGCCGACTGGACCGGCACGGGGGCGCTGGAGATCATCCCGGTGGTCCGGCGCATGCGGGAGATCCTGCTGGCCTCCTCGCGGCTGTTCGCCGACGAGACCACGATGCCGGTCCTCGACCCTGGACGTGGCAAGACCAAGAAGGGCTATGCCTGGGCGATCGCGCGCGACGACCGGCCCTGGGGCGGGACGGACCCGCCGGCGGTGGTGTTCCACTACGCGCCGGGCCGCGGCGCCGAGCACGCGAAGGCACTGCTGGGCGGCTATCGCGGCATCCTCCAGTGCGACGGCTACGGCGCTTACAAGACGCTCGCCGCGGCGAGCGAGGGCATCACGCTGGCATTCTGCTGGTCGCACCTGCGCCGGCAGTTCATCGAGCTAGCCAAGGGCAAGACCGCGCCGATCGCCACCGAGACGCTGCAGAGGATTGCCGCCCTCTACGCGGTCGAGGCGGAACTGCGCGGCAAGCCGCCCGACATCCGCCGCGCCGTCCGCCAGGAACGAAGCCGCCCCCTTGTCGAGGACCTGTTCGCCTGGTTCTCGGCGCACCTCGCGCGGCTGCCGGGCAGCAGTCCGACGGCAGAGGCCATCCGCTACGCGCTGAACCATCGCGACGGCCTGATGCGGGTCCTCAAGGACGGTCGGATCGAGCTGGACACGAACACGGTGGAGCGCGCCATCCGACCGATCTGCCTCAGCCGCAAGAATGCGCTCTTTGCCTCCGGCGACGATGGCGGGGCCAGATGGGCGGCCGTGGCCTCGTTGGTGGAGACCTGCAAGCTCAACAGCGTCGACCCGCAGCGCTACCTCACCACAGTGCTGACGCGCCTGGTCAACGGCTGGCCCAACAGCCGCATCGACGAGCTCATGCCATGGCACTGCGCGGCCGACGAAAACAGCTGA
- a CDS encoding ZIP family metal transporter — translation MIPEYAIAGLWGLLSGSGLLVGAVLADVLYGRLTHRMISAVMGFGGGVLIAVVATELIGDRVSAGMGPLAIFALLAGAAIFSGTNWFLSRRGAKHRKRCGECTEQATEQEHRGSGAAIALGSVLDGIPEALVIGMSVAGGGKISLAVVAGFFLANVPQGLSSTSGMKVAGRSRSYIYAVWIGIPLLVCIAAGTGNLLLGSASTQAPAILSFAAGAVIAMLAEAMIPEAFEKAPPFIGLITVVGFLAAYLIAQH, via the coding sequence ATGATACCCGAATACGCAATCGCCGGCTTGTGGGGGCTTTTGTCAGGAAGCGGACTTCTGGTGGGGGCGGTACTTGCGGACGTGCTGTACGGGCGACTCACTCACCGCATGATCTCAGCGGTGATGGGCTTCGGTGGTGGTGTGTTGATTGCCGTGGTCGCTACCGAACTCATAGGTGATCGCGTGTCGGCTGGCATGGGACCCTTGGCGATCTTTGCGCTGCTCGCAGGGGCCGCAATCTTCAGCGGCACAAACTGGTTTCTCTCTCGGCGGGGCGCGAAGCATCGAAAGCGATGCGGTGAATGCACCGAGCAGGCCACTGAACAGGAGCACCGCGGCAGCGGTGCTGCGATTGCGCTCGGCAGCGTTCTCGACGGCATTCCAGAGGCCCTCGTGATTGGGATGTCCGTGGCTGGCGGAGGCAAGATCAGCCTTGCAGTAGTGGCAGGCTTCTTTTTGGCTAATGTGCCACAGGGTCTATCGAGCACTTCCGGAATGAAGGTCGCGGGCCGATCGCGAAGCTATATCTACGCGGTCTGGATCGGTATTCCGCTACTTGTTTGCATCGCCGCCGGTACGGGAAACCTTCTGCTCGGCTCGGCGTCCACTCAAGCCCCTGCCATTCTGTCGTTCGCAGCTGGCGCGGTCATAGCGATGCTGGCGGAGGCCATGATCCCCGAGGCTTTCGAGAAGGCGCCGCCGTTCATAGGTCTGATCACGGTCGTGGGGTTCCTGGCGGCGTATCTCATCGCTCAACACTGA
- the msrB gene encoding peptide-methionine (R)-S-oxide reductase MsrB, which produces MKFEKSQAAIDRLTPEQRRITQEDGTERAFTGEYNDNKEPGIYVDVVSGEPLFASTDKFESKSGWPSFTKPIVPAHVNEVRDSSHGMVRTEVRSVHGDSHLGHVFPDGPADRGGLRYCINSAALRFIPRDEMEAEGYGEYLDQVEEA; this is translated from the coding sequence ATGAAGTTTGAAAAGTCTCAGGCAGCGATCGACCGCCTGACCCCCGAGCAACGCCGGATCACTCAGGAAGACGGCACGGAGCGGGCCTTCACCGGTGAATACAACGACAACAAGGAACCGGGCATCTACGTCGATGTCGTGTCCGGCGAGCCGCTTTTCGCATCGACGGACAAGTTCGAGTCGAAATCCGGCTGGCCCAGCTTCACCAAGCCTATCGTCCCCGCGCACGTGAACGAGGTGCGGGACAGTTCTCACGGCATGGTCCGGACGGAAGTTCGATCGGTCCATGGCGACAGCCATCTCGGCCACGTGTTCCCCGACGGTCCGGCCGACCGTGGCGGACTGCGGTATTGCATCAACTCGGCCGCCCTTCGCTTCATCCCGCGCGATGAGATGGAAGCCGAGGGCTACGGCGAGTATCTCGATCAGGTGGAGGAGGCGTAA
- a CDS encoding MarR family winged helix-turn-helix transcriptional regulator codes for MISDDIVRASSSRAPEAGPAASALALIAHKPGLSIRMLSVGVGLSHAATVRLVDRLSTEGLVERREHSTDGRTRSLHLTEAGKVASDAVLASRDKVIAEGLSILTPTELDALYSIAERVLRDRLENLEHSYRICRLCCYEGCTNCPIDAELHERGVDRENGGEA; via the coding sequence ATGATCAGCGACGACATCGTTCGCGCTAGTTCATCGCGGGCGCCAGAAGCTGGACCCGCCGCCTCGGCGCTTGCGTTGATTGCCCATAAGCCAGGGCTATCGATCCGCATGCTGTCAGTTGGGGTGGGACTTTCCCATGCCGCGACCGTCCGCTTGGTGGACCGTTTGTCGACGGAGGGATTGGTCGAGCGGCGTGAGCATTCGACTGACGGGCGCACGCGGTCCCTCCATCTTACAGAGGCTGGCAAGGTCGCGAGCGATGCGGTCTTGGCGTCGCGCGACAAGGTGATCGCTGAGGGACTATCGATCCTCACCCCTACCGAGTTGGACGCCCTTTACAGCATTGCTGAACGCGTGCTGCGCGACCGCTTGGAAAACCTCGAGCATTCCTACCGCATCTGCCGTTTGTGCTGTTACGAGGGCTGCACGAATTGCCCGATCGATGCCGAATTGCACGAGCGCGGGGTAGATCGCGAGAACGGCGGCGAGGCTTAG
- the tnpA gene encoding IS66-like element accessory protein TnpA, with amino-acid sequence MVDISGDAKDGGYRRVEVLTGPGRRRKWSDDDKARIVAETLRPGTVVAEVARRWQVSSQQVFTWRREMRRAAVAPLSFVPIVPAPSMPVPEPTTVSSAGSSPPIEVELAGAVLHVVPGTDVDLLTMVLRAIRTSAA; translated from the coding sequence ATGGTCGACATTAGTGGTGACGCGAAGGACGGCGGATATCGGCGTGTCGAGGTTCTGACCGGACCTGGCCGTCGGCGGAAGTGGTCGGACGACGACAAGGCACGGATCGTAGCGGAGACGCTGCGGCCCGGCACGGTGGTGGCCGAGGTGGCACGACGCTGGCAGGTCAGTTCGCAGCAGGTGTTCACGTGGCGGCGGGAGATGCGGCGTGCTGCGGTGGCGCCGCTGAGCTTTGTGCCGATCGTGCCGGCGCCGTCGATGCCTGTGCCCGAGCCGACAACAGTCTCGTCGGCAGGTTCCTCGCCACCGATCGAGGTGGAACTGGCGGGAGCGGTGCTGCACGTGGTGCCTGGCACAGATGTGGACCTGCTGACGATGGTGCTGCGGGCGATCCGGACATCGGCGGCATGA
- the tnpB gene encoding IS66 family insertion sequence element accessory protein TnpB (TnpB, as the term is used for proteins encoded by IS66 family insertion elements, is considered an accessory protein, since TnpC, encoded by a neighboring gene, is a DDE family transposase.), whose translation MIAPPAGARILLATKPVDFRKGAHSLAALAAEVLGADPFSGAVLVFRSRRADRIKILLWDGGGLVLVWKQLEGGAFRWPPVVDGVLRLTPVEFAALFDGIDWRRVQTLREIPTPSAPA comes from the coding sequence ATGATCGCGCCCCCGGCTGGCGCGCGGATCCTGCTGGCGACGAAGCCGGTCGACTTCCGCAAGGGCGCGCACAGCCTGGCGGCGCTGGCCGCCGAGGTGCTGGGCGCAGATCCGTTCTCCGGGGCGGTGCTGGTGTTCCGTTCGCGCCGTGCCGACCGGATCAAGATCCTCCTCTGGGACGGCGGCGGCCTGGTCCTGGTCTGGAAGCAATTGGAGGGAGGCGCGTTCCGCTGGCCGCCGGTGGTGGACGGCGTGCTGCGTCTGACGCCGGTGGAGTTCGCCGCGCTGTTCGACGGGATCGATTGGCGGCGCGTGCAAACGCTGCGGGAGATTCCCACGCCGAGCGCGCCGGCATAG
- a CDS encoding bifunctional alpha/beta hydrolase/OsmC family protein: MTGTPFTFPGGGGSDLTGYLEAPEGTPRGWAIFAHCFTCGKDSRAAVYIARALSRAGIGVLRFDFAGTGIESSADEAISFASDVDDLKAAAEAMAVAGKAPSLLVGHSLGGTAAIVAAADLPDIAAVVTIGAPADLQHILRVFQPADLDAIASEGEASVEIAGRPFLIRRSFLETVDEVDIERSIAALRRPVLVMHSPVDQVVGIEHASRIFVASRHPKSFVSLDTADHLLTDVEDANYVSAMVAAWASRFLPPLAADLPQVELANGVVASETLAGKFQLTVRSGGHTLFADEPESVGGLGSGLSPYELVSAGLAACTVMTMRLYANRKGFPLERATTTVRHEKVADMVPPDRFTRTVFLDGPLNDEQRARILEIADRCPVDLTLVRGSDVQTQLSNNAQPAGAAPAI; encoded by the coding sequence ATGACAGGAACACCGTTCACGTTTCCCGGTGGTGGAGGCTCTGATCTAACCGGGTATTTGGAGGCGCCCGAAGGTACGCCTCGCGGCTGGGCTATTTTCGCCCATTGCTTCACTTGCGGGAAAGACAGCCGCGCCGCCGTGTACATCGCACGCGCCCTCTCGCGGGCTGGCATCGGCGTCTTGCGGTTCGACTTCGCCGGCACAGGGATCGAGAGTTCTGCGGATGAGGCGATAAGCTTCGCTTCCGACGTCGATGATCTTAAGGCCGCCGCGGAGGCCATGGCTGTCGCCGGTAAGGCGCCCTCCCTCCTTGTCGGACACAGCCTGGGTGGCACGGCTGCGATCGTAGCCGCCGCCGACTTGCCGGATATCGCGGCGGTAGTGACGATCGGCGCCCCGGCTGACCTTCAGCATATATTGCGCGTCTTTCAACCTGCCGACCTAGACGCGATAGCGAGCGAGGGCGAGGCATCTGTGGAGATTGCTGGCAGGCCCTTCCTGATCCGCCGCAGTTTCCTGGAAACGGTCGACGAAGTGGACATCGAGAGGTCTATCGCTGCCCTTCGACGTCCGGTGCTTGTGATGCATTCACCGGTGGATCAAGTCGTGGGTATCGAGCACGCCTCGCGCATCTTCGTCGCGTCGCGCCATCCCAAGAGCTTTGTTTCGCTCGACACGGCCGATCACCTTCTCACCGATGTCGAAGATGCGAATTACGTCTCAGCTATGGTCGCAGCGTGGGCAAGCCGCTTCCTGCCGCCGCTCGCGGCGGACCTTCCACAAGTCGAGTTAGCGAATGGAGTCGTGGCGTCGGAAACGTTGGCGGGGAAGTTCCAACTCACGGTCCGTAGTGGCGGGCACACGCTGTTCGCCGATGAACCAGAATCGGTCGGAGGTCTCGGCAGCGGGCTGTCTCCTTACGAACTGGTGTCGGCCGGACTGGCCGCCTGCACGGTGATGACAATGCGTCTTTACGCGAACCGCAAAGGCTTTCCGCTGGAGCGAGCGACGACGACCGTGCGACACGAGAAAGTGGCGGACATGGTGCCTCCCGACCGCTTCACGCGCACCGTCTTTCTCGACGGGCCGCTCAACGATGAACAGCGGGCGCGCATACTGGAAATCGCGGATCGGTGTCCGGTCGACCTGACACTCGTCCGAGGCTCGGATGTGCAGACCCAACTTTCGAACAATGCGCAGCCTGCAGGTGCGGCGCCGGCGATCTGA